One Pseudomonas rhizophila DNA window includes the following coding sequences:
- a CDS encoding baseplate J/gp47 family protein, translated as MPFETPSLPVLIKRAQSDLASDSLRQSDAQVLARTLGGAAYGLYGYLDWIAEQILPDKADESTLERIAALRLNQARKAAQVASGSVSFTATAGAVLDVDTLLQSSDGRTYKVTSARTTSNGLNSTTVAALDAGSLGNADAGLVLTPVQPILGIGNSFTVLAPGLTGGLARESLESLRARVIRSYRIIPHGGSAQDYETWALECPGITRAWCRGSYLGPGTVGVFVMRDDDPLPIPNAEQLEEVRAYIEPLRPVTAEVHVLAPTQVPVTYRLRITPDTSAVRAAIEAQLRDLHNREAGLGETLLLTHIAEAISSATGETDHKLTAPIADVVAASNQLLTFGGCVWLE; from the coding sequence ATGCCGTTTGAAACCCCTTCGCTGCCGGTGCTCATCAAGCGCGCCCAAAGCGACCTGGCCAGCGATTCGCTGCGCCAGTCCGATGCCCAAGTGCTGGCTCGCACCCTGGGTGGCGCCGCCTATGGCCTGTATGGCTACCTGGATTGGATCGCTGAGCAGATCCTGCCAGACAAGGCTGATGAATCCACCCTGGAGCGTATCGCCGCCCTGCGCCTGAACCAGGCGCGCAAAGCGGCCCAGGTGGCCAGCGGCAGTGTCAGTTTCACCGCCACCGCGGGTGCGGTGCTGGATGTCGACACGCTGCTGCAATCCAGCGATGGGCGCACCTACAAAGTGACCAGCGCCCGCACCACCAGCAATGGCCTGAACAGCACCACTGTCGCCGCGTTGGACGCCGGTAGCCTGGGGAATGCCGATGCCGGCCTGGTGTTGACGCCGGTGCAGCCGATCCTTGGCATCGGCAACAGCTTCACCGTGCTCGCGCCCGGGCTGACCGGCGGTCTCGCCCGGGAAAGCCTCGAATCCCTGCGGGCCAGGGTGATCCGTTCCTACCGCATCATTCCCCACGGCGGTTCCGCGCAGGACTATGAAACCTGGGCCCTGGAATGCCCTGGCATCACCCGCGCCTGGTGTCGCGGCAGCTACCTTGGGCCCGGCACCGTTGGCGTGTTCGTCATGCGTGACGACGATCCACTGCCGATTCCCAACGCCGAACAACTGGAAGAAGTCCGGGCCTATATCGAGCCGCTGCGCCCGGTCACCGCCGAGGTGCATGTGCTGGCGCCAACCCAGGTGCCGGTGACCTACAGGTTGCGAATCACCCCGGACACCAGCGCCGTGCGCGCCGCCATCGAAGCGCAACTGCGCGACCTGCATAACCGCGAAGCCGGCCTCGGCGAAACCCTGTTGCTGACCCACATCGCCGAAGCCATCAGCAGCGCCACCGGCGAAACCGACCACAAACTCACCGCACCCATCGCTGACGTGGTCGCTGCCAGCAATCAGTTGCTGACCTTCGGAGGCTGCGTATGGCTGGAATAA
- a CDS encoding phage tail protein: MAETQKVEKKAVLLTGIDELSPKLASLRAKVTSFKQNLDATGLGSLDISALLPEGGLAKPFMEGLTSAEAFKGEVGAANAAVSSLKAPEAPRVAAQSLDGLKTSISNVSVQFGSALGPAVNAAAASLQPMVTGVAQVLQDNPQLVQGLATGVVAFNAIQTAVSGASQALEVVNLALKMNPIGLIAMGIALAAGMIIAHWTPISAFFAGLWQKLAPIVMPMVEFFKTMFAFTPMGLVISNWGPISSFFGALWNVIVAAATPVIGFMQTLFAWSPLGLIISNWTPLSGLFAAIWDLLKALTVPVMDALKGLFDWTPLGLIMANWGTIGEVFAGIWEGIRNQVSIMLAVFSGLFDWSPIEGLTRQWGPVGEWFSQWWDELQGVIAPIKAFFNGGFGEIITSFTGKVEGLTEAQRQTNAEGKGELAPAFFGGASEPPAGLSSSLAPASGNLPMKTSLTPGALPQTSSALVQQSAANNRTQLEGGLTVRFENAPAGLRADPPQTNQPALAVSSRIGYRSLSTGGSNELA, translated from the coding sequence ATGGCAGAGACACAAAAGGTAGAGAAAAAAGCAGTGCTGCTGACCGGCATCGATGAGCTGTCGCCCAAGCTTGCCAGCCTTCGAGCGAAGGTCACCAGCTTCAAGCAGAACCTCGATGCCACGGGCCTTGGCAGCCTGGATATTTCCGCTCTGCTCCCCGAGGGCGGCCTGGCCAAACCGTTCATGGAGGGGCTCACGTCAGCAGAGGCTTTCAAAGGTGAAGTGGGCGCGGCGAACGCGGCGGTCAGCAGCTTGAAGGCACCTGAAGCGCCGCGTGTGGCGGCACAGAGCCTGGATGGATTGAAGACTTCCATCAGCAATGTGTCGGTGCAGTTCGGTTCGGCCCTGGGGCCGGCGGTCAACGCGGCGGCAGCCAGCTTGCAGCCGATGGTCACGGGTGTGGCTCAGGTGCTGCAGGATAACCCGCAATTGGTACAGGGCCTGGCGACTGGCGTCGTGGCGTTCAATGCGATTCAAACGGCGGTCAGTGGTGCAAGCCAGGCGCTGGAAGTGGTCAACCTGGCCTTGAAGATGAATCCCATCGGCTTGATTGCCATGGGCATCGCCTTGGCGGCCGGGATGATCATCGCCCACTGGACACCGATCTCGGCGTTCTTCGCCGGGCTTTGGCAGAAGCTAGCGCCGATCGTCATGCCGATGGTCGAGTTCTTCAAGACGATGTTCGCCTTCACCCCGATGGGGTTGGTGATCAGCAACTGGGGCCCGATCAGCAGTTTTTTCGGCGCGCTCTGGAATGTGATCGTGGCGGCGGCAACGCCAGTCATCGGTTTCATGCAGACGCTGTTCGCCTGGTCACCGTTGGGTTTGATCATCAGCAACTGGACGCCCCTGAGCGGATTGTTCGCAGCGATCTGGGATCTGCTCAAGGCGTTGACGGTGCCGGTAATGGACGCGCTGAAAGGTCTGTTCGACTGGACGCCGCTGGGGCTGATCATGGCCAACTGGGGCACGATCGGGGAAGTCTTCGCCGGTATCTGGGAAGGCATTCGCAATCAGGTGTCGATCATGCTGGCGGTGTTCAGCGGTTTGTTCGACTGGTCGCCCATTGAGGGCCTGACCCGACAGTGGGGGCCGGTGGGTGAATGGTTCAGCCAGTGGTGGGACGAACTGCAGGGCGTGATTGCACCGATCAAGGCGTTCTTCAACGGCGGCTTCGGCGAAATCATCACCTCGTTCACCGGCAAGGTCGAAGGGTTGACCGAGGCGCAGCGCCAGACCAATGCCGAAGGCAAGGGCGAGCTGGCGCCGGCGTTTTTTGGTGGGGCCAGTGAGCCGCCTGCGGGCCTGTCATCCAGCCTTGCGCCGGCGTCCGGCAACCTGCCGATGAAAACCTCATTGACGCCAGGCGCATTGCCGCAAACCTCCAGCGCCCTGGTGCAACAAAGCGCCGCCAACAATCGCACGCAGCTCGAAGGCGGCCTGACCGTGCGTTTCGAAAACGCGCCGGCCGGTTTGCGCGCCGATCCACCACAGACCAATCAACCGGCCCTGGCGGTGAGTTCGCGCATCGGCTATCGCTCACTTTCCACAGGAGGTTCCAATGAGCTGGCGTGA
- a CDS encoding DNA circularization protein, whose product MSWRDRLLPASFRGVGFWVDQAKTPVGHKGQLHEYPQRDQPFFECLGQQAKIHELTAFIVGPDCLEQRDKLLKALEQGSGELVHPWLGRLQVKVGECDMTHTRQDGGLVTFALKFYPDQPLQFPSAAINSQKLLLVSADSFLGAAVRRFEEAMTLIKAARIGIADLRNSLKDVYGVIEQELKPLIETYRQLSDLVKAVKELPKEVAAEFKGLLGDIRELKDFARDGYRGVIASVSQQVEAIRKADAPKLTTGKDTTAAAQAVADLVQDTLLVQAAQWIAAMPVAAPAVKLGATPSVAQQAVQPVQRRDVPVADDVLALRDALNEAIWQASLKADPDHYQAMNNLRQQMAAHLTAVASSGVRLINLSFKQSLPALVVAYQQFADATRVTEVTQRNGVAHPGFLPPNDLKVSGE is encoded by the coding sequence ATGAGCTGGCGTGATCGTTTGTTGCCGGCGTCGTTTCGTGGTGTCGGGTTCTGGGTCGATCAGGCGAAAACCCCGGTCGGCCACAAGGGTCAGTTGCATGAATATCCCCAGCGTGACCAGCCGTTCTTCGAATGTCTCGGTCAGCAAGCGAAGATTCATGAGCTGACCGCGTTTATCGTCGGCCCCGATTGCCTGGAGCAGCGCGACAAGTTGCTCAAGGCCCTGGAGCAGGGCAGCGGCGAACTGGTGCATCCGTGGTTGGGGCGCCTGCAGGTCAAGGTCGGTGAATGCGACATGACCCACACCCGTCAGGACGGTGGCCTGGTGACCTTTGCCCTGAAGTTCTATCCCGACCAACCGCTGCAATTCCCGTCGGCCGCGATCAACAGCCAGAAACTGTTGCTGGTGTCGGCTGACAGTTTTCTGGGGGCGGCGGTGCGGCGCTTCGAAGAGGCCATGACGCTGATCAAGGCCGCGCGGATCGGCATCGCTGACCTGCGCAACAGCCTCAAGGATGTCTACGGCGTCATCGAGCAGGAACTCAAACCGTTGATCGAGACTTATCGGCAACTCAGCGATCTGGTCAAGGCGGTGAAGGAGCTACCCAAGGAAGTGGCGGCCGAGTTCAAAGGGTTGCTGGGGGACATCCGGGAATTGAAGGACTTTGCCCGTGACGGCTATCGCGGTGTGATTGCCAGCGTGTCGCAACAGGTCGAGGCGATTCGCAAGGCGGACGCCCCCAAACTCACCACTGGCAAGGACACCACGGCGGCGGCCCAGGCCGTGGCCGATCTGGTCCAGGACACGCTGTTGGTGCAGGCCGCGCAATGGATTGCGGCGATGCCGGTGGCCGCACCGGCGGTCAAGTTGGGCGCCACCCCATCGGTGGCGCAGCAGGCGGTGCAGCCGGTCCAGCGTCGTGACGTGCCGGTGGCCGACGATGTGCTGGCCCTGCGCGATGCCCTCAACGAGGCCATCTGGCAAGCCTCGCTCAAGGCCGATCCGGATCACTACCAGGCAATGAACAATTTGCGTCAGCAGATGGCCGCGCACCTGACGGCGGTAGCGTCGTCGGGCGTAAGGCTGATCAACCTGTCGTTCAAGCAAAGCCTGCCGGCGTTGGTGGTGGCGTATCAGCAATTTGCCGATGCTACCCGGGTCACCGAAGTGACCCAGCGCAACGGCGTGGCTCACCCTGGTTTCCTGCCGCCCAACGACCTGAAAGTCTCGGGGGAATAA
- a CDS encoding phage baseplate assembly protein V, translating to MSLLTRLLARGTVVLANSATKLQSLQMRLTAGEVNDDMEHFEPYGFTSNPLAGAEGIATFLGGDRSHAVVLVVADRRFRLKALAPGEVAIYTDEGDKIHFKRGRVIDIDTATLNIRASSAVNIDSPVINHTGKLVSQGDQIAGGISQIKHVHVGVQAGNGQTGVPAGGQ from the coding sequence ATGAGCCTACTGACCCGCCTCCTGGCGCGCGGCACTGTCGTGCTCGCCAATTCGGCCACCAAGTTGCAATCGCTGCAAATGCGCCTCACCGCCGGTGAAGTGAACGACGACATGGAGCACTTCGAACCCTACGGCTTCACCAGCAACCCGTTGGCGGGTGCCGAGGGCATCGCCACGTTCCTGGGCGGTGACCGTTCCCATGCCGTGGTGCTGGTGGTCGCCGACCGTCGTTTCCGCCTCAAGGCCCTGGCCCCTGGCGAAGTGGCGATCTACACCGATGAAGGCGACAAGATCCACTTCAAGCGCGGTCGGGTCATCGACATCGACACCGCGACCTTGAACATCCGCGCCAGCAGCGCGGTGAATATCGACAGCCCGGTCATCAACCACACCGGCAAGCTCGTTTCCCAGGGCGACCAGATCGCCGGCGGCATCAGCCAGATCAAGCATGTGCACGTCGGCGTGCAGGCCGGTAACGGCCAGACCGGCGTGCCGGCGGGAGGCCAATGA
- a CDS encoding phage tail protein, with protein MDYPKSVPSAGLVNGKFVDENPLTGTPGSLIPAAWGNGVTQEIVNVIKAGDLTPDETQNDQLLEAIQSVAAKGWNQDLALPIAALSLPTIATADARLAVTPTAVSTSGGRVSIPAGVYLSIGQDLVSGRLGRSRTYVTTAWSSADLLPSASYFLRAQVIGGALTFYVQRGSLYDLPPESLKGTVNGASGGGFASTPLDMCLAWVMTGAPGSLPTIRTIYNRAQLTWTQTVNGSGVVYLPLDPHARAARLVAGNPTPAPNVVTSLSFVQSGWLGGNYSYLSPAATTPGNNAVGWANPASPYMCVLFSNNVVNDVSVSTVTASFDHAQSRSLWQSYQAEHTLGATNADSDELLLSMGIKGHQALTDYSVGIGVNFINAVNVHLSWELIR; from the coding sequence ATGGATTATCCGAAGAGTGTGCCCAGCGCCGGGCTGGTGAACGGGAAGTTCGTGGATGAAAACCCGTTGACCGGGACGCCGGGGTCGTTGATTCCGGCGGCCTGGGGGAATGGGGTGACGCAGGAGATTGTGAATGTCATCAAGGCGGGGGATCTGACGCCCGATGAAACCCAAAACGATCAATTACTCGAGGCGATTCAGTCAGTCGCCGCCAAGGGCTGGAACCAGGATCTCGCGCTTCCGATCGCCGCTTTGTCGCTGCCGACGATTGCAACGGCGGATGCCCGTCTGGCAGTAACGCCTACGGCCGTATCCACCAGCGGCGGCCGCGTCTCGATTCCGGCGGGTGTGTACCTCAGCATCGGACAAGACCTGGTGAGTGGACGGTTGGGCCGTTCACGTACCTACGTGACGACGGCGTGGAGCAGCGCCGATCTGTTGCCCAGCGCCAGCTATTTTCTAAGAGCACAGGTCATAGGCGGCGCACTGACGTTCTATGTGCAGCGTGGAAGCCTGTATGACCTCCCGCCGGAATCCTTGAAGGGGACTGTCAACGGAGCGTCCGGCGGCGGCTTTGCGTCGACGCCCCTGGACATGTGCCTGGCCTGGGTGATGACCGGGGCGCCGGGCTCCTTGCCGACGATTCGCACGATTTACAACCGTGCTCAATTGACCTGGACGCAAACGGTGAATGGCAGTGGAGTGGTATATCTGCCGTTGGATCCCCACGCCCGAGCAGCACGGCTTGTGGCGGGTAATCCGACACCCGCGCCGAACGTCGTGACCTCGCTGTCGTTTGTTCAGTCAGGGTGGCTTGGGGGCAACTACAGCTACCTGTCACCCGCCGCTACAACTCCTGGCAACAATGCCGTGGGCTGGGCGAACCCCGCAAGTCCGTATATGTGCGTGTTGTTCTCCAACAACGTCGTCAATGACGTGAGCGTCTCCACGGTCACGGCCAGTTTTGACCATGCCCAGTCGCGTTCGCTTTGGCAGTCGTATCAGGCCGAGCACACATTGGGCGCCACCAATGCCGATAGCGACGAGTTGCTATTGAGCATGGGGATCAAGGGGCACCAGGCCCTGACGGATTACAGCGTGGGCATCGGCGTCAACTTTATCAACGCAGTCAATGTTCACCTGTCCTGGGAGCTGATCCGATGA
- a CDS encoding YmfQ family protein translates to MAGIRTAEQYQAQLRSLLPSGPAWDPERVPELEEVLEGIAQELARLDARAADLLHEMDPAGVSELVPDWERVMNLPDPCLGATPLYDDRRLAVRRRLLAVGSQAIAYYVEIAKSQGYPNATITELKAPRMGRARFGEAHFGTWQAQFMWTLNTGGRLLLGRRFGASYWGERFGVNPGSALECLIHRSAPAHTKVHINYD, encoded by the coding sequence ATGGCTGGAATAAGAACCGCCGAGCAGTACCAGGCCCAACTGCGCAGCCTGCTGCCCAGCGGTCCGGCATGGGACCCGGAGCGTGTGCCGGAACTGGAAGAGGTGCTCGAAGGCATCGCCCAGGAATTGGCGCGTCTCGACGCCCGCGCCGCCGACCTGCTCCACGAAATGGACCCGGCGGGGGTGAGTGAGCTGGTGCCGGATTGGGAGCGGGTGATGAACCTGCCTGATCCGTGTCTGGGCGCTACACCGCTGTATGACGATCGTCGTTTGGCGGTGCGTCGGCGGTTGTTGGCGGTGGGCAGTCAGGCCATCGCTTATTACGTGGAAATCGCCAAGAGCCAGGGCTATCCCAACGCCACCATCACCGAGCTCAAGGCCCCTCGTATGGGCCGCGCCCGCTTCGGCGAAGCGCACTTCGGCACTTGGCAGGCGCAATTCATGTGGACCCTCAACACCGGCGGCCGCCTGCTGCTCGGCCGACGTTTTGGCGCCAGCTATTGGGGGGAGCGTTTCGGCGTCAATCCGGGATCGGCGCTCGAGTGCCTGATTCATCGTAGTGCGCCGGCGCATACGAAGGTTCACATCAATTATGACTAG
- a CDS encoding phage GP46 family protein — protein sequence MFISQNLHAALTRSVLISLFTWRRAADDDAVDDEQRFGWWGDTFPTVADDRIGSRLWLLRRVKLTRQTQLDAEFYAREALQWLIDDGHCSAIDIISERLDAQRLNLRTVLTLADGERLDINPDNSWQVTYAV from the coding sequence ATGTTCATCAGCCAGAACCTGCACGCCGCGCTGACCCGCTCGGTGCTGATCAGCCTGTTCACCTGGCGCCGCGCCGCTGACGACGATGCCGTGGATGACGAGCAACGTTTCGGCTGGTGGGGCGACACTTTTCCCACCGTCGCCGACGACCGCATCGGTTCGCGGCTGTGGCTGTTGCGCCGGGTCAAGCTGACCCGGCAGACCCAGCTCGACGCCGAATTCTATGCCCGCGAAGCCTTGCAATGGCTGATCGACGACGGCCATTGCAGCGCCATCGACATCATCAGCGAACGCCTCGACGCCCAGCGCCTGAATCTGCGCACGGTTTTGACCCTGGCCGACGGCGAGCGCCTGGACATCAACCCCGATAACAGTTGGCAGGTGACCTATGCCGTTTGA
- a CDS encoding phage baseplate assembly protein, whose translation MNELDNAVSLTVGGLDYGGWKSVEISADLERQFRTFKLDITWQWPGQTQSVPIRPGDECQVRIGADLVLSGYVFKAPVSYDGRQISLSIEGGSRTQDLVDCAAINRPSQWRGQTVLSIVQALASQYGVGVISEIPETARLSEHSIVPGETVFQSIDRLLTLFRVFSTDDAEGRVLLAKPGSGGRASDVLELGKNILSGNAPMDYSQVFSEYRVIGQHKGSDQQSGAAVSEVSGIATDLGFKRKRVTVISESAQLTFELAQQRADWESAIRTGKALTTTYRVQGWRQANGDLWRHNTLVRVIDPVLGFDGDMLISKVTYSLSAQGSVTTLQVAPPHTFDANPVPPKT comes from the coding sequence ATGAACGAGCTCGACAACGCTGTCTCGCTCACCGTCGGCGGGCTGGATTACGGCGGCTGGAAAAGCGTGGAAATCAGTGCGGACCTGGAGCGGCAGTTCCGCACCTTCAAACTCGACATCACCTGGCAATGGCCGGGGCAGACTCAGTCGGTGCCGATTCGACCTGGGGATGAATGTCAGGTGCGCATCGGTGCCGACCTGGTGCTCAGCGGCTACGTGTTCAAAGCCCCGGTCAGTTATGACGGGCGCCAGATCAGCCTGAGCATCGAGGGTGGTTCCAGGACCCAGGACTTGGTGGACTGCGCGGCGATCAATCGCCCGAGCCAATGGCGCGGGCAAACGGTGCTGAGCATCGTCCAGGCCCTGGCCTCGCAATATGGCGTGGGAGTGATCAGTGAGATCCCTGAAACCGCTCGGTTGAGCGAACACAGCATCGTGCCGGGGGAAACGGTCTTTCAATCCATCGACCGTCTGCTGACGTTGTTCCGGGTGTTTTCCACTGACGATGCCGAAGGCCGCGTGTTGCTGGCCAAACCCGGGAGTGGCGGGCGAGCCAGTGATGTGCTGGAACTGGGGAAAAACATTCTCTCGGGCAATGCACCGATGGATTACAGCCAGGTGTTCTCCGAATACCGGGTCATCGGCCAGCACAAAGGCAGTGATCAGCAGAGCGGGGCGGCGGTGAGCGAAGTTTCCGGCATCGCGACCGACCTGGGCTTCAAGCGCAAGCGGGTCACGGTGATCAGCGAAAGCGCGCAATTGACCTTCGAGCTGGCCCAGCAACGGGCCGATTGGGAAAGCGCTATCCGCACTGGCAAGGCCCTGACCACGACCTACCGCGTGCAGGGCTGGCGTCAGGCCAATGGTGATTTGTGGCGACATAACACTCTGGTGCGAGTGATCGACCCGGTGCTGGGGTTTGACGGCGACATGCTGATCTCCAAAGTGACGTATTCACTGTCCGCCCAAGGCTCCGTCACCACCCTGCAGGTCGCGCCGCCCCATACGTTCGACGCGAACCCGGTGCCGCCCAAAACCTGA
- a CDS encoding phage tail assembly protein, producing the protein MSDVVTLRVAIEAHGEPLSELTLRRPTVQEVRAIKALPYKIDKSEEVSLDMDVAAKYIAVCAGIPPSSVNQLDLADLNALSWAVASFFMSAASQPSAT; encoded by the coding sequence ATGAGCGATGTCGTGACGCTGCGCGTGGCCATCGAGGCCCACGGCGAGCCGCTGAGCGAACTGACCCTGCGCCGTCCGACGGTGCAGGAGGTCCGGGCGATCAAGGCGCTGCCGTACAAGATCGACAAGAGCGAGGAGGTGAGCCTGGACATGGACGTCGCGGCCAAATACATCGCGGTCTGCGCCGGCATCCCGCCGTCGTCGGTCAACCAGTTGGACCTGGCTGACCTCAACGCACTGAGCTGGGCCGTCGCGAGTTTTTTCATGAGTGCGGCGTCGCAGCCATCGGCGACCTGA
- a CDS encoding phage tail tube protein, whose amino-acid sequence MGQLIAGTCYVKVDGAQLTINGGCEAPLMFTKRETVVPGFYKETDIAPSFKVTALHTADFPLKQLVAGTDMTVTCEFNNGKVYVLAGAYLVEEPVSKGDDATIELKFEGIKGTWQ is encoded by the coding sequence ATGGGTCAACTGATTGCGGGCACCTGCTACGTCAAAGTGGACGGCGCTCAACTGACCATCAACGGCGGCTGCGAAGCGCCACTGATGTTCACCAAACGCGAAACCGTCGTACCGGGTTTCTATAAGGAAACCGACATTGCCCCGTCCTTCAAGGTGACGGCGCTGCACACCGCGGACTTCCCGCTCAAGCAACTGGTCGCCGGCACCGACATGACCGTCACCTGCGAATTCAACAACGGCAAGGTTTACGTACTGGCCGGCGCCTACCTGGTGGAAGAGCCGGTGTCCAAGGGCGACGACGCCACCATCGAACTGAAATTCGAAGGCATCAAGGGGACCTGGCAATGA
- a CDS encoding phage tail sheath subtilisin-like domain-containing protein — protein sequence MAIGFSNIPADIRVPLFYAEMDNSAANSASSAMRRLIVAQVNDNVAPAEVGKLVLVSSVALAKNIGGQGSMLASMYETWRKTDPLGEIWCLPLHNVEGAIAQGVLTLTGAATQSGMLNLYVGGVRVQAAIVNGATAAQAATALALKINAAADLPVIAAAAEGVVTLSAKWTGDSGNDISLQFNRLGKSNGEDTPAGLTTAITAMTGGAGVPDQTAAVAALGDEPFEFIAMPWSDVASLNTWQAVMDDSTGRWSWAKQLFGHVYSAKRGTIGTLVAAGQARNDQHMTIQALELGVPQPFWVQAAALAARTAVFISADASRPTQSGSLPGLDPAPASERFTLTERQSLLNYGIATAYYEGGYVRIQRSITTYQKNAFGQADNSYLDSETMHQSAFIVRRLQSVITSKYGRHKLAADGTRFGAGQPIVTPSTIRGELIAQYAKLELEGHVENAELFAEHLVVERDSQDPSRVNVLFPPDYINGLRVFALLNQFRLQYDDAA from the coding sequence ATGGCGATCGGATTCAGCAACATTCCCGCGGACATTCGTGTTCCGCTGTTCTACGCCGAAATGGACAACTCGGCGGCCAATAGCGCGTCGTCGGCCATGCGCCGGTTGATCGTGGCTCAGGTCAACGACAACGTGGCCCCGGCCGAGGTCGGTAAACTGGTGCTGGTGTCCAGCGTTGCGCTGGCCAAAAACATCGGCGGTCAAGGTTCGATGCTCGCCTCGATGTACGAAACCTGGCGCAAGACCGACCCGCTGGGCGAGATCTGGTGCCTGCCGCTGCACAACGTCGAAGGTGCCATTGCCCAGGGCGTGCTGACCCTGACCGGCGCCGCCACTCAAAGCGGCATGCTCAATCTGTATGTGGGCGGCGTGCGTGTTCAGGCGGCCATCGTCAATGGAGCGACGGCCGCTCAAGCCGCCACTGCGCTGGCCTTGAAGATCAACGCGGCGGCCGATCTGCCGGTGATTGCTGCGGCTGCCGAGGGTGTTGTGACCCTGAGCGCCAAATGGACCGGCGACAGCGGTAACGACATCAGCCTGCAATTCAATCGCCTGGGCAAGAGCAATGGTGAAGACACCCCGGCCGGCCTGACCACAGCGATCACGGCAATGACCGGTGGTGCCGGTGTGCCGGACCAGACCGCCGCCGTCGCGGCGCTGGGTGACGAGCCGTTCGAATTCATCGCGATGCCGTGGTCCGATGTGGCAAGCCTCAACACCTGGCAAGCGGTCATGGACGACAGCACTGGTCGCTGGTCCTGGGCCAAGCAGTTGTTCGGCCATGTCTACAGCGCCAAGCGCGGCACCATCGGCACCCTGGTGGCGGCCGGTCAGGCGCGCAACGACCAGCACATGACTATCCAGGCCCTGGAATTGGGTGTGCCGCAACCGTTCTGGGTCCAGGCCGCTGCATTGGCCGCCCGTACTGCGGTGTTCATTTCCGCCGACGCCAGCCGTCCGACCCAGAGCGGCAGTCTGCCAGGCCTGGATCCGGCGCCGGCCAGCGAACGTTTCACCCTGACCGAGCGTCAGTCGCTGCTCAACTACGGTATCGCCACGGCGTACTACGAAGGTGGCTACGTGCGCATCCAGCGTTCGATCACCACCTATCAGAAGAACGCTTTTGGCCAGGCTGACAATTCCTACCTGGACAGCGAAACCATGCACCAGTCGGCGTTCATCGTGCGTCGCCTGCAAAGTGTGATCACCAGCAAATATGGGCGCCACAAACTGGCTGCCGACGGCACCCGTTTCGGCGCCGGCCAGCCCATCGTGACGCCGAGCACCATTCGCGGCGAGTTGATCGCCCAGTACGCCAAGCTGGAGCTGGAAGGCCACGTGGAAAACGCCGAGCTGTTCGCCGAGCACCTGGTTGTCGAGCGTGACAGTCAGGACCCGAGCCGGGTCAATGTGCTGTTCCCGCCGGACTACATCAATGGTTTGCGGGTGTTCGCACTGCTCAACCAGTTCCGTCTGCAATACGACGACGCCGCCTGA
- a CDS encoding DUF2635 domain-containing protein: MSKRITVLPAPGRAVPDPEAGDLLPLEGREVPDSAWWRRRLADGDITTKTVKAAKPQGAK; this comes from the coding sequence ATGAGCAAACGCATCACCGTGCTGCCGGCCCCGGGCCGTGCCGTACCGGACCCGGAAGCGGGCGATTTGTTGCCCCTCGAGGGCCGTGAAGTACCGGACAGCGCCTGGTGGCGTCGACGTCTGGCCGATGGCGATATCACTACCAAAACCGTGAAAGCGGCAAAACCACAGGGAGCCAAATAA